ATAATCATAACGTGTTGTCAAATTCTCATAAACGTACTTTAAAATGGCTGGTAATAAAACTACGCTTTCTTTATAGAAAATCCAAATGCTAATTTTCCCCAAATGAAGATTTGCCGGGCTTTGCGCAAAAGCTGCCCAAAGTGGTGCCGCACATATCGTATAACGATGTACAGCCCTCTTTCGTCATCGGTCATGAAATGAGGCTTACACTCGGCCCATATTTTTTTCCCACCTCCCATAGGAAGTATGAAATAAATAATGCAACTTTGCTTCAATTATGAGAAAGACGATCAATAACCGAAAACTATACAGCATGGTGGGAGCCTTGCTGTTGTTGGCGTTATTGTTCTCCTCCAACATCATACAGGTACTGCATACACATCACCCGGAAACAACAACAGTGGCCGATGCTGACGAAGATTGCGAAGTGTGTGCGTATTGTAACAATCATGCAGGTAAAGAACTGCTGTTAACCCATCCACCAATATTAGATACGCCACTACCCGCGGCTATCGTATTGAACGGAAAAACCTATGCAAGGATTTACAAGTTTACCCTACAGGGCTTCAGTAATAAAGGTCCGCCCTCCTGCCCCACACTGGCTTAGTACAGCCGACTTTCAATGATATTTTGTAAACACGAGGAGCAACGTATGCTTCCTGCAATGCACTGATGTGCCTTAACCCGTAATGAGGAAACTATTTTTCCTGTGCCTCGGCATCTGGCCGTGCACGCTCGTTTTCGCACAAACGAAAGACACTCTTTTACTAAATGGCGTGGAGGTAAAAGACAACCGCCCCGAACAACGTAAGCGGGAAACTGCCTTCTCTACGGAAACGGTGGGTAGCGAGTATATATCGCGCCACCTGGGCGGCAGTCTTATGCAAACACTCGATCGACTGCCTGGCGTAAAAACGATCGGCATCGGCTCGGGACAGTCGAAGCCGCTGGTACGTGGCCTGGGCTTTAACCGGGTAGTGGTGACGGATAAAGGCATGAAACATGAAGGGCAGCAATGGGGTGCGGACCACGGGCTTGAGCTGGACCAGTTTGCAGCAGGCGAAGTTACACTCGTAAAGGGCGCCGCATCTTTCGTATATGGGTCGGATGCGATTGCAGGCGCCATCGATGTAAAGCCCGGCACGCCGCCCGCACCAGGCAGCTCCGGCGGATCGGTAACGCTGGTCGGCAAAACGAACAACCAGTTGTACGGCGGCTCGGCCAACCTGTATCATCGGCGTAACAAATGGTTTGCCGACGGCAGATTTACCTGGCAAAGTTATGCGGACTATAAAGTACCAGCGGACACGATTTACATCTATGACTTCGCGGCCAGTCTGCACGACAACCGCCTGCGCAACACCGCGGGTAAAGAGCTGGCAGCACACTTCCAGACGGGTTACCTGGGCAACAAATTCAGATCGGTGTTGTATGTGAGCAACGTGTTCAGTCGCAGCGGCTTCTTCGCTAATGCGCACGGGCTGGAGCCCCGTAAGGTAAACAACGAACTGCACGATGCATCTGTAAGAGATATACAACTGCCACGCCAACAGGTAAACCACTTCAAGCTGGTGCATCGTAACAGTTACCGCAATGGCGGGCATCTCTGGGAACTCGATCTCGCCTATCAACATAACCTGCGTAAGGAACACAGCCAGTATGTAAACCATGGCTATATGCCGGCCAACTATCCGGAGGATATGCGCATCCCCTCTGACCTGGAACGGCAGTTTGATAAGCAAGTATTTTCTATCAATGCAAAAGACAACTTTCAGCTTGGTAAACATATGCTGGTGGCAGGTTTCAATCTGGAAAGACAACAGAATGACATTAACGGGTGGAGTTTTCTTACACCCGGATTTACTCAACATACGGCCGGGGCGTTCGTATATGATAAGCTGCAACTGAGCGACGCCTGGCTGTTACACGGCGCGTTACGGTACGATTATGGCCACATACAATCCCGTCAATACACAGATTGGTTTTACTCGGGCCCCGAAAAGTTAGTAAGGGCGGATGCGATGACCCGTACTTTTAACAGCTTCGTATGGTCGCTCGGGTTGAATTATAACAAGGAACACTTCTTCCTCAAATCCAATATCGGCAAAAGCTTCCGTATGCCTGTTGCGAAGGAGCTGGCGGCCAATGGCGTAAACTACCACTACTTCAGTTATGAACGAGGCAATGCTTCCTTATCCCCCGAAACCTCTTACCAGTTTGACGTGGCCATTGGTTATGAAGATGATAGATGGAACGTGCAGTTGAGCCCTTTTTACAACTACTTCCCCAATTATATTTACCTGAACCCGACCGCGGAGCACGACTATTATTATGGTGCAGGCAACCAGGTATTCCAATACGCACAAAGCCGCGTGATGCGGTATGGTGCCGAGCTGCAGGCGAAGTACCAGTTTACGTCAACGATCAGCACCGAAGTAGCCGGCGAATACCTGTATGCAGAACAGTTATCGGGTGATAAAGAAGGATATACCCTGCCCTTCTCGCCGCCACCTTCGGCTTACATCAACCTCACCTATACCCCTAAGATCTTGAAGAACACCTACCTCTCCGCCGACTACCAGTTTACCGGCGCGCAGAACAACATTGTGCCACCGGAACGAAAAACACCGGGGTACAGGCTGCTGAACATCCAGGCCGGCACATCAGTGATGACAGCAAAACAGGCTATCGCTTTTAGTTTACAGGTACAAAACGTGTTCAATACCCGTTACCTCGACCATACCAGTTTTTACCGGCTTATCGGCTTACCGGAAGCTGGTCGTAACATCATTCTCACCGTTAAAATTCCTTTTTCATGCAATACAGCTATATGAGACTACTGACCGGATTATTATGCATCGCCGCATTATGGACGGGTTGTAAAAAAGATGATGCAGCGCCTGCACAACCGGTGGCTACGAACGTAGAAATAGGGACAGGAAACGAAGCGAAAGGTTATATCGGCCAGGACTTTCATTTTAATGCAGATGTAAAAGCGGCTACTAAGATTGATACGGTGGCCGTGGAGATCAGGCAGCGGAATGGCAACTGGCATATGCGTATAGCCTGGGGCGAGTTTAAGGGATTGAAGAATACTAACGTACATAAACACTTTTATATTCCGACCGATGCGCCGGCAGGGAGTGCAGACTTCCTGTTTACGGTAACTGATCAGGATGGATCAAAACTCAGCACACAAACAGCGTTTACGATACTGGAAAAATAACATCACAACATATGAAAAAACACATTCTGCTCCCGCTGCTGGCGGCGGGCCTGCTAGCCTCATGCTCAAAAGATAAGGACGACACGGACACTACGTATCCTGAGATTGGCCTTAACATCGCCAATGCTTTCCCTACACAATGCGGTACGGTAAAGCGCGGGGAAGCCTTCACCTTTCGGGCGTTACTGACAGATAACCGCGAACTAGGTTCTGTGAGTGTAGACGTACACCACAATTTCGATCAGCATTCGCATAGTACAGAAGTGGTGAATTGTGAGAATGATCCGAAGAAGGCAGCGGTGAACCCCTTCGTGTTCATCAACAGTTATACGATACCAGCGGGCTTAAAGGAGTACCAGCCGGAAGTTTCCATTAATGTTCCGGCGGATGTGGACCCGGGTGATTATCACTTTCTCGTGCGGGTAACCGACAAGGCCGGCTGGCAAACCATTCGTGGCATCAGCATCAAAATTATCTAACCATAAAAACCCATCAATATGTTCAGTAAAGGAAACTTAAAACTATTCGGCGCCGCTGTATTAGCTGCCACTACCCTGTTCGCCTGTAAAAAAGACGACGACCATCACCACGACGACCACGATGACGATGGTAAAGAATACCAGTTCGTGCGTGTACTTGTGAGCGACCAAACCGCCAGCACCCTTACGCAGCTGGAGCCGCACACGGGCGCTACGACTACCTTTAACACCAAACATCCATTGGCCAGTTTATACCCGACTGCTTCGGGCCGTTATGCGGCGGTGCTGTATGGCGCACAAAATCTCGCAGAGGTATTTGATGCAGGCCTTACGCTGCACGACGACCATGTAGATGTTGCAAACCCTGCCCGCTGGACGGCCATTACGGCTGCGGGTTTAAAGCCGACGCACTTCAAAAGCAAAGGCACCGAGTCTTTGATCTTTAATGATGGCGATGGCACACTCAGCCTGGGCGAAGAGGCCAATTTCAATACTGTGGGCGCTAAGTTCACCATTATCAATGCAGGCCTGCCTGCTCATCATGGTGCTATGGCGCAGTTTAACAATGGTACTATTGCCGTTACTACAGCTCCTGAAGCAGGCAAATCACCCAATCGCGTATTGGTGATTAAAAAAGACGGCAGTACTGCTTTTGCGTCTACCCTGGAAACAGGTGCTATTCACGGTAACGCCAGCGACGGACAGAACGCCGTATTTGGTGCGTTTAAAGATGCAGCGGGCACAAGTGGTGGCGTGTTAGTGGTATCACAAAGCGGTGAACAAACTTTTATCGACAACCCTGCAGGCTTTGGTGCCGCCCGATTAGGCAGCATTTATTATGCGGCTGCCGCAAAGAAGTTCATCGGTTACGCTGCTGCCAAAGGTGCTTACCTGGTAGATGTAGCGGGCAAAAGCATCAGCGCGATCTATAATGGGGCAGATGCGTTTCAGTGTAAGGTGGATTATGCCGGCAAGAACTTACTGCTGTTAAGCCTGGATGGCAAGCTGCGTATCTACGACCTGGCGACGGGCAGCCTGAAGAAAGAAGGAAATGTAATCAGTGCCGTACAAAGCACCGACACCTACAAACCAGTGCTGGAAGCGACAGCGAGGTTCGCCTATATCGCGATGCCATCGGCGGGTGAGGTACACCAGGTAGACCTGGCCGACTTTACCAAAATAACAAAGCATAAAGTATCTGCCAGTCCGGTGCGGATGGCGCTGCTGGGTTTTGAAACCAGCGAAGGGCATCACGATTAATAACCAACCATAGCAAAAGGGGCTGTGTCATTCAATTGATACAGCCCCTTCCCTTTTGGCTACTCGCCCTTTTCGAGTTGGGCAAGCGTAGCTTCATTAATTTCTTTTCGTAATTCCGACAGGCGAATGGCGTATTGCTGGAGTTTCTTTTCTTCGTCGGTTTGCGGCTCCCATGCGGGTACGGGCACCGTTTTACCGTTATCGTCCACCGCCGCGAATACGATGACGCAGTGCGTGGTTTTGGTTTCTACTTTCGTTTTTGGGTTGATGGCCTGTATATCTACCGCGATGTGCATACTGCTGCGGCCTGTATAGATA
This genomic interval from Chitinophaga horti contains the following:
- a CDS encoding DUF4625 domain-containing protein, with translation MKKHILLPLLAAGLLASCSKDKDDTDTTYPEIGLNIANAFPTQCGTVKRGEAFTFRALLTDNRELGSVSVDVHHNFDQHSHSTEVVNCENDPKKAAVNPFVFINSYTIPAGLKEYQPEVSINVPADVDPGDYHFLVRVTDKAGWQTIRGISIKII
- a CDS encoding acyl-CoA thioesterase, translated to MLNNMVKFRFLSEPSDVNFGGKVHGGAVMKWIDQAGYTCAVNWSSQYCVTVYVGGIRFINPIHIGEMVEVQARIIYTGRSSMHIAVDIQAINPKTKVETKTTHCVIVFAAVDDNGKTVPVPAWEPQTDEEKKLQQYAIRLSELRKEINEATLAQLEKGE
- a CDS encoding TonB-dependent receptor; the encoded protein is MRKLFFLCLGIWPCTLVFAQTKDTLLLNGVEVKDNRPEQRKRETAFSTETVGSEYISRHLGGSLMQTLDRLPGVKTIGIGSGQSKPLVRGLGFNRVVVTDKGMKHEGQQWGADHGLELDQFAAGEVTLVKGAASFVYGSDAIAGAIDVKPGTPPAPGSSGGSVTLVGKTNNQLYGGSANLYHRRNKWFADGRFTWQSYADYKVPADTIYIYDFAASLHDNRLRNTAGKELAAHFQTGYLGNKFRSVLYVSNVFSRSGFFANAHGLEPRKVNNELHDASVRDIQLPRQQVNHFKLVHRNSYRNGGHLWELDLAYQHNLRKEHSQYVNHGYMPANYPEDMRIPSDLERQFDKQVFSINAKDNFQLGKHMLVAGFNLERQQNDINGWSFLTPGFTQHTAGAFVYDKLQLSDAWLLHGALRYDYGHIQSRQYTDWFYSGPEKLVRADAMTRTFNSFVWSLGLNYNKEHFFLKSNIGKSFRMPVAKELAANGVNYHYFSYERGNASLSPETSYQFDVAIGYEDDRWNVQLSPFYNYFPNYIYLNPTAEHDYYYGAGNQVFQYAQSRVMRYGAELQAKYQFTSTISTEVAGEYLYAEQLSGDKEGYTLPFSPPPSAYINLTYTPKILKNTYLSADYQFTGAQNNIVPPERKTPGYRLLNIQAGTSVMTAKQAIAFSLQVQNVFNTRYLDHTSFYRLIGLPEAGRNIILTVKIPFSCNTAI
- a CDS encoding DUF4625 domain-containing protein; amino-acid sequence: MRLLTGLLCIAALWTGCKKDDAAPAQPVATNVEIGTGNEAKGYIGQDFHFNADVKAATKIDTVAVEIRQRNGNWHMRIAWGEFKGLKNTNVHKHFYIPTDAPAGSADFLFTVTDQDGSKLSTQTAFTILEK